One Bacillota bacterium genomic region harbors:
- the dnaJ gene encoding molecular chaperone DnaJ has protein sequence MAKRDYYEVLGVDRNASQEEIKKAFRKLARKYHPDMNKEDPSAEEKFKEINEAYEVLSDPEKRRQYDQFGHAADGAGAGPGGGMGGWDFGDFGTSFDSIFDMFFGGGFGAQRAARPGPERGADLRYDLEISLEEAAFGLERDIEVVRLEACPTCGGTGAKPGTSPITCPVCGGRGQTAQVRTTAFGRFTSITTCPRCGGEGRVIDSPCSACQGRGRVRKRKKIRVKVPAGVDSGMRVRVAGEGEAGLRGGPPGDLFVFITVRPHEVFQRDGNDIVCEIPISIWQAALGDEVEVPALEGRATLRVPEGTQTGTAFRLRGKGIPDVRGGSRGDQYVRVRVVTPTRLTEKEKELIRELSKLRGGNRADDEPRGFFQKVRDAWERHA, from the coding sequence TTGGCAAAGCGCGATTACTATGAAGTCTTGGGTGTGGACAGGAACGCAAGCCAGGAGGAGATCAAGAAGGCCTTCCGGAAGCTTGCGAGGAAGTACCACCCAGACATGAACAAAGAGGATCCGTCCGCTGAGGAGAAGTTCAAGGAGATCAACGAGGCGTACGAGGTGCTCTCCGACCCCGAAAAGCGCCGTCAGTACGACCAGTTCGGCCATGCCGCGGATGGGGCAGGCGCAGGACCGGGTGGAGGCATGGGCGGTTGGGATTTCGGAGACTTCGGCACCTCGTTCGACAGCATCTTCGACATGTTCTTCGGAGGCGGTTTCGGCGCACAGAGGGCCGCAAGACCGGGTCCGGAGAGAGGTGCCGACCTCCGATATGATCTCGAGATCTCCCTGGAGGAGGCCGCCTTCGGTCTGGAGAGGGACATCGAGGTGGTGCGGCTGGAGGCTTGCCCGACTTGCGGCGGCACCGGCGCCAAACCCGGGACCTCGCCCATCACGTGTCCGGTGTGTGGAGGCCGGGGCCAGACAGCCCAGGTGCGGACCACCGCGTTCGGAAGGTTCACGAGCATCACGACGTGCCCTCGGTGTGGAGGCGAAGGCAGGGTGATCGATTCGCCGTGCTCGGCGTGCCAGGGACGCGGCAGGGTACGCAAGCGCAAGAAGATAAGGGTGAAAGTCCCCGCAGGGGTCGACTCCGGGATGCGCGTGCGGGTGGCAGGCGAGGGAGAAGCGGGTCTACGGGGCGGGCCGCCAGGCGACCTGTTCGTGTTCATAACCGTGAGGCCTCATGAGGTATTCCAGCGAGACGGCAACGACATAGTGTGCGAGATACCCATAAGCATCTGGCAAGCAGCTCTCGGTGACGAGGTGGAGGTTCCCGCGCTCGAAGGCAGGGCCACGCTCCGCGTCCCTGAAGGGACTCAGACCGGCACGGCCTTCCGCTTGCGGGGGAAGGGTATTCCGGACGTGCGCGGCGGTTCACGCGGGGACCAATACGTGAGGGTGAGGGTGGTGACTCCCACGAGGCTCACGGAGAAAGAGAAAGAGCTCATCCGCGAGCTTTCCAAACTGCGCGGCGGCAATAGAGCCGATGACGAACCAAGAGGCTTCTTCCAGAAGGTCCGCGACGCCTGGGAGCGCCATGCGTGA
- the dnaK gene encoding molecular chaperone DnaK: protein MSRVVGIDLGTTNSVIAVMEGGEAKVIPNAEGSRLTPSAVAFSKTGERMVGQVAKRQAVVNPERTILSIKRKMGTTYRVKIDDKEYTPQEVSAMILRKLKEDAEAYLGERIEKAVITVPAYFTDAQRQATKDAGRIAGLEVLRIINEPTAAALAYGLDKGQDHTILVFDLGGGTFDVSILELGDGVFEVKATSGNNLLGGDDFDRKIVDYVADEFMKQHGLDLRKDRVALQRLTEAAEKAKIELSGLLTASINLPFIAADASGQPLHLDMTLTRAKLEELTQDLVEKTLGPTRRALADAGLEPKDIDKVILVGGQTRMPAVQRAIKELIGKEPHKGVNPDEVVALGAAIQAGVLAGEVHDVLLLDVTPLSLGIETLGGVFTKLIERNTTIPTTKKQIFSTAADNQTTVEINVLQGERPMAADNVSLGKFQLTGIPPAPRGVPQIEVAFDIDVNGIVHVSAKDLGTGREQKITITSSSGVSREDIERMVKEAESHAEEDKRRREEAELRNEADSLVYTCEKTLKEHKDKISADQASKVERAKEDLRSALAGKDIAAIKARKDELLAALHEVTTTMYSRAQAGTGSAGDGAGGRDTTGAASGGPEGSSRAKSGGRDDVIDAEYKEVKDE, encoded by the coding sequence ATGTCACGAGTGGTAGGAATAGACCTCGGAACCACCAACTCAGTCATCGCCGTGATGGAGGGCGGCGAGGCCAAGGTGATCCCGAACGCTGAAGGTTCGAGGCTCACTCCCTCGGCTGTGGCCTTTTCCAAGACAGGGGAGAGGATGGTTGGCCAGGTGGCCAAGAGACAGGCCGTCGTCAATCCTGAGAGGACCATCCTGTCTATCAAGAGGAAGATGGGCACGACCTACAGGGTGAAGATAGACGACAAAGAGTACACCCCTCAAGAGGTATCCGCGATGATCCTCCGTAAGCTCAAGGAGGACGCCGAGGCGTACCTCGGAGAGAGGATCGAGAAAGCCGTCATAACAGTGCCTGCGTACTTCACGGACGCTCAACGCCAAGCGACTAAGGATGCCGGGAGAATCGCGGGTCTTGAGGTCCTTCGGATCATCAACGAGCCCACCGCGGCCGCACTGGCGTACGGGCTCGACAAAGGCCAGGACCACACGATCCTTGTGTTCGACCTGGGCGGCGGCACGTTCGACGTATCCATTCTGGAGCTTGGGGATGGCGTGTTCGAAGTGAAGGCCACCTCGGGGAACAACCTTCTTGGTGGGGACGACTTCGACAGGAAGATCGTGGACTACGTGGCCGACGAGTTCATGAAGCAACACGGTCTCGATCTCCGCAAGGACAGGGTAGCCCTCCAGCGGCTCACGGAGGCGGCAGAGAAGGCCAAGATAGAGCTGTCGGGTCTTCTAACCGCCAGTATCAACCTGCCGTTCATTGCGGCCGACGCGAGCGGCCAGCCTCTCCACCTCGACATGACGCTAACCAGGGCAAAACTCGAGGAGCTAACGCAGGACCTTGTCGAGAAGACTCTCGGTCCGACCCGGAGGGCTCTTGCGGACGCGGGGCTCGAGCCGAAAGACATTGACAAGGTCATCCTCGTTGGCGGCCAGACCAGAATGCCGGCGGTTCAGAGGGCGATCAAGGAGCTCATCGGCAAGGAGCCTCACAAGGGCGTGAACCCCGATGAGGTCGTGGCGCTGGGGGCGGCCATTCAGGCGGGCGTGTTGGCGGGCGAAGTGCACGACGTGCTGCTCCTGGACGTCACCCCGCTCTCCCTCGGCATCGAGACGCTCGGAGGAGTGTTCACGAAGCTGATCGAGCGCAACACCACCATACCAACAACCAAGAAACAGATATTCTCGACCGCGGCCGACAACCAGACCACCGTGGAGATCAACGTGCTGCAGGGCGAGCGACCCATGGCGGCCGACAACGTGTCCCTTGGCAAGTTCCAGCTCACGGGGATACCTCCCGCGCCTCGAGGGGTTCCACAGATCGAGGTGGCTTTCGACATAGACGTGAACGGCATCGTCCACGTGTCAGCCAAGGATCTGGGAACGGGCAGGGAGCAGAAAATCACCATCACTTCTTCCAGCGGCGTGTCGCGCGAGGACATCGAGCGGATGGTCAAGGAGGCGGAGTCGCACGCCGAGGAAGACAAGCGCAGGCGCGAAGAGGCGGAGCTCCGGAACGAGGCCGACTCGCTCGTATACACGTGTGAGAAGACTCTCAAGGAGCACAAGGACAAGATCTCGGCCGATCAGGCGAGCAAGGTCGAGAGGGCGAAAGAAGACCTGCGTTCCGCTCTGGCGGGAAAGGACATCGCCGCCATCAAGGCACGCAAGGATGAGCTTCTCGCAGCGCTCCACGAAGTGACGACCACCATGTACAGCCGTGCCCAGGCGGGGACGGGCTCCGCAGGCGACGGCGCTGGCGGCCGGGACACGACGGGGGCGGCGAGCGGCGGTCCCGAAGGGTCTTCACGGGCAAAGTCTGGCGGGCGAGATGACGTGATCGACGCCGAGTACAAAGAGGTCAAGGACGAGTAG
- a CDS encoding nucleotide exchange factor GrpE — MIGEPFETEGRKPDDATGGEEAARGCDTGENGAALEDLLRQETALKEKFLAGWQRAQADLENFKKRVAREQADLRDAVVESVVRDMLPALDSLERAVKHAKTSAADQSIAQGLDLVMGKFLEFLSRQGIRPIPAAGEQFDPMRHEAVLRVATVEAEEGTVLEEIQRGYASERRVVRPALVTVACRPALEGQEGAAAEIGTGPAEGDGQAGDAGQAGEGRDARVAGGDDDDAKGERA, encoded by the coding sequence GTGATCGGGGAGCCGTTTGAGACGGAGGGCCGCAAGCCCGACGACGCGACAGGCGGGGAGGAAGCCGCGAGAGGGTGCGACACGGGAGAGAACGGGGCTGCCCTCGAGGACTTGCTTCGACAGGAGACGGCGCTCAAAGAGAAGTTCCTTGCGGGCTGGCAACGGGCCCAGGCCGACCTGGAGAACTTCAAGAAGCGTGTCGCGCGGGAGCAGGCGGATCTCCGCGACGCGGTCGTGGAGTCCGTGGTGAGAGACATGCTTCCCGCTCTCGATAGCCTGGAGCGGGCAGTGAAACACGCTAAGACCAGCGCGGCTGACCAAAGCATAGCGCAAGGGCTGGACCTAGTCATGGGCAAGTTTCTGGAGTTTCTCAGCAGGCAGGGCATAAGGCCGATTCCTGCTGCGGGGGAGCAGTTTGACCCCATGAGGCACGAGGCGGTCTTGAGGGTGGCTACCGTTGAGGCCGAAGAGGGCACAGTCCTCGAGGAGATTCAGCGGGGATACGCGTCAGAGCGTCGGGTCGTGAGACCGGCGCTTGTCACGGTTGCGTGCCGCCCCGCCCTGGAGGGTCAAGAAGGCGCCGCGGCCGAGATCGGGACGGGTCCGGCCGAGGGCGATGGCCAGGCGGGAGACGCCGGACAGGCGGGCGAAGGACGGGACGCTCGCGTAGCGGGCGGAGATGACGACGACGCGAAAGGCGAACGGGCCTAG
- a CDS encoding TCP-1/cpn60 chaperonin family protein: MSEQRTTNDTGGNERIAALLSNASALRAVASAVEGTIGPKGLDTMLVDRLGDVVVTNDGWTILERMEATHPAARMLINIARAQHEEIGDGTTTATIMASALVQAGLDMVADGVPVPRLIEGVRIGARAAIEALERSARPIQGLCDPWLVRVANTAGRGHEDIAALAVEAAKVVGLDNLLDPAFNLRDAIVAEEGARSEVFRGVIVRKARHSRHMPASVAPARILALDDALEPERVDEGALATERGIEKHFSLKEGFERNLRQLVECGINVILVSGGLADIAEDMLVDAGVVVVTRMSWRDLRRAAEHTGARLVKRSWIARSSSEMERVLGAAERVFEDERVSEVRIVGGRGRPMATMVVGASTSDVVEERERIAHDAVCAVQAAVRGGIVPGGGAAEIAAARSLASVRREVKGMAAYGVDCVLAALKRPLAQIVQNAGYNPLEKVEEAITAQAASGNDSLAVDCDTGAVADMLSLGVVDPAQVKLNALRAAAEVGEAVLRIDRIVKKREDQSGEAKEAGM; this comes from the coding sequence TTGAGCGAACAGCGCACGACGAACGACACCGGCGGGAATGAGAGGATAGCTGCTCTCCTCTCGAATGCTTCCGCGCTTCGAGCGGTTGCGTCGGCGGTCGAGGGAACGATCGGTCCCAAAGGCCTCGACACCATGCTCGTTGATAGACTGGGGGACGTGGTCGTGACCAACGATGGGTGGACCATACTCGAGCGCATGGAGGCCACCCATCCCGCCGCGAGGATGCTCATCAACATCGCCCGGGCTCAGCATGAAGAGATAGGCGACGGCACGACCACCGCCACGATCATGGCTAGCGCCCTCGTGCAGGCCGGGCTTGACATGGTGGCCGACGGCGTCCCGGTGCCGCGTCTGATTGAGGGCGTGAGGATCGGGGCGAGGGCCGCCATTGAGGCGCTGGAGCGTTCCGCCCGACCGATTCAGGGGCTTTGCGATCCTTGGCTGGTACGCGTGGCGAACACCGCAGGCAGAGGTCATGAGGACATAGCTGCGCTGGCCGTGGAAGCCGCCAAGGTGGTTGGGTTGGATAACCTCCTTGACCCGGCGTTCAACCTTCGTGACGCAATAGTCGCGGAGGAGGGAGCGAGGAGCGAAGTGTTCAGGGGTGTGATCGTCAGGAAGGCGAGGCACAGCAGACACATGCCCGCAAGCGTGGCTCCGGCCAGGATCCTTGCGCTGGACGACGCGCTCGAGCCGGAGCGGGTAGATGAGGGCGCCCTCGCCACAGAACGGGGGATCGAGAAGCACTTCTCCCTGAAAGAGGGGTTCGAACGCAATCTGAGGCAGCTCGTAGAGTGCGGAATCAACGTCATCCTCGTAAGTGGCGGCCTTGCCGACATCGCAGAGGACATGCTCGTGGACGCGGGAGTCGTCGTCGTCACGCGGATGTCGTGGCGGGACCTGCGAAGGGCTGCGGAGCACACAGGCGCTCGCCTGGTGAAGCGCTCGTGGATCGCCCGGTCCTCAAGCGAGATGGAGAGGGTCCTAGGGGCGGCAGAGAGAGTCTTCGAGGACGAGAGGGTCTCGGAGGTCAGAATAGTCGGGGGTCGTGGGAGGCCGATGGCCACGATGGTCGTGGGTGCCTCCACGAGTGACGTAGTGGAGGAGCGTGAGCGGATAGCCCATGATGCCGTGTGCGCGGTTCAGGCGGCGGTAAGAGGTGGGATCGTCCCCGGTGGCGGAGCTGCCGAGATCGCTGCGGCGAGGTCTCTTGCCTCCGTTAGGCGAGAGGTGAAAGGCATGGCAGCCTACGGAGTGGATTGTGTGTTGGCTGCGCTGAAACGCCCCCTCGCTCAAATCGTACAAAACGCGGGGTACAACCCCCTCGAGAAAGTCGAGGAGGCCATAACGGCTCAGGCGGCGAGTGGGAACGACAGCCTCGCAGTAGACTGCGATACAGGCGCAGTAGCAGACATGTTGTCCCTCGGGGTGGTCGACCCTGCTCAAGTGAAGCTCAACGCCTTGAGAGCAGCGGCCGAAGTAGGAGAGGCCGTGCTCAGGATTGACAGGATAGTAAAAAAGAGAGAGGATCAGTCGGGTGAGGCGAAGGAGGCGGGGATGTGA
- the hrcA gene encoding heat-inducible transcriptional repressor HrcA, whose translation MSFQHVMDARKRRILEAVTDDYIHTAEPVGSRTIARRYNLGVSPATIRNEMADLEESGYLEQPHTSSGRIPSEKGYRFYVDFIMKQRPVSEEERGRIRRALAEKRREINLIIEETARILAHLSRYAAFVLSPISKAGVFRRIEILPVDTRNVLVVLVTDPGFVRTHLIATGHPLTGAQLARIAEFLNSRLVNLPLSRIGTSLLREIKAELDEYNSFIDATMEAIAQSLEDNREEQVYADGQVNLLEQPEFQDVSKARTVLEFLAEEEALHGLLSGAVGATGVTVTIGREAGHPSMNSCSMVSAPYEVRGIPMGALGVVGPTRMHYSRVVALVEFVAENLGDVLTRILVM comes from the coding sequence ATGAGCTTCCAGCATGTCATGGACGCCAGAAAGAGGCGGATACTGGAAGCAGTCACCGACGATTACATCCATACTGCGGAACCGGTGGGGTCCCGCACGATCGCCCGTAGATACAACCTGGGCGTAAGCCCCGCCACCATCAGAAACGAGATGGCGGACCTGGAGGAGTCGGGCTACCTTGAACAGCCCCACACCTCCTCGGGGCGCATCCCCTCCGAGAAGGGATACCGTTTCTACGTTGACTTCATCATGAAGCAGAGGCCCGTGTCTGAAGAGGAGAGGGGGCGCATCAGGCGGGCTCTGGCCGAAAAGCGCCGAGAGATCAACCTCATCATAGAGGAGACGGCGAGGATTTTGGCGCATCTATCCAGGTACGCCGCCTTCGTGCTGTCCCCGATCTCGAAGGCCGGGGTGTTCAGACGCATCGAGATTCTTCCGGTGGACACGCGAAACGTCCTGGTCGTGCTGGTCACTGACCCAGGGTTCGTGCGTACACATCTCATCGCCACGGGGCATCCTCTGACCGGCGCCCAACTCGCTCGCATCGCTGAGTTCCTGAATTCGCGGCTGGTGAACCTTCCGCTCTCCCGTATCGGAACATCGCTCCTGCGCGAGATCAAAGCGGAGCTCGATGAGTACAACAGCTTCATCGACGCCACGATGGAGGCAATCGCTCAGTCCCTCGAAGACAATCGTGAGGAACAGGTATACGCCGATGGCCAGGTGAACCTCCTCGAACAGCCCGAGTTTCAGGACGTCTCGAAGGCCAGGACCGTGCTGGAGTTCCTCGCGGAAGAAGAGGCTCTCCACGGACTTCTCTCCGGCGCTGTGGGGGCCACGGGTGTAACGGTCACCATCGGCCGAGAGGCGGGGCATCCAAGCATGAATTCATGCAGCATGGTGAGCGCGCCATACGAAGTCCGGGGCATCCCCATGGGCGCGCTCGGGGTCGTCGGCCCGACCCGCATGCACTACTCGCGGGTGGTGGCGCTGGTCGAGTTCGTCGCGGAGAACCTTGGGGATGTCCTCACGAGAATCCTCGTCATGTGA
- a CDS encoding stage II sporulation protein P, with translation MRWVWGSRRWSWRIRRGARRSRSPFQSVRNPWGPALVYLAVLLVGLGMGVAGLLEVRTGSRRGGILPAFSGFLVEGERRLVREARAAVDFMAPYGLVETAIPMFARVRMTETRTSSGPMPARLLSLLLTLSAADLEDPRTFLSVGIPGYLPAARPSASTATSEPTGGSVSPTQSSAGEQPGRLDEGTTPEDPPGGVEAPLPQREPAPPAVVIPRPLPSDQSGSTRLRAQTRGWGSKPLVFIYHSHSSEAYRLTSGADHVWGSEEGVISVGAELAKALSEKYGIPVLHSRKIHDYPVWREAYINSHETVSSVLKEHPTIEMVFDVHRDAGTAGISASPTVEIDGQKAARVFIVVTTDRFGLPHPNWRENLAFAYYLNAKMDEMYPGLSRGINVRDDARWNQHVHSRAVILEIGCEQNTRQEAERAATLLADVVACVLEDIQR, from the coding sequence CAGGAACCCGTGGGGGCCCGCGCTTGTCTATTTGGCCGTCCTCCTCGTGGGCCTCGGCATGGGTGTGGCCGGTCTCTTGGAGGTCCGGACTGGCTCGCGGCGTGGAGGGATCCTCCCTGCTTTCAGCGGATTCCTGGTGGAAGGCGAGCGAAGGCTTGTTCGAGAGGCCCGGGCCGCGGTTGACTTCATGGCTCCCTACGGGCTCGTTGAGACCGCCATTCCCATGTTCGCGCGGGTCCGGATGACAGAAACGAGAACGTCTTCGGGACCCATGCCTGCACGCCTCCTCTCCCTGTTGCTGACGCTCTCCGCGGCGGACCTCGAGGACCCAAGGACGTTTCTTTCCGTCGGCATTCCCGGGTACCTCCCTGCAGCGAGGCCCTCAGCGAGCACTGCGACGAGCGAGCCCACGGGAGGCTCAGTCAGCCCCACACAGTCGTCTGCCGGGGAACAGCCCGGCCGTCTAGATGAGGGGACCACGCCGGAGGATCCGCCGGGAGGGGTCGAGGCGCCATTGCCGCAACGAGAACCTGCGCCGCCGGCCGTCGTGATTCCGCGTCCGCTGCCGTCGGACCAAAGCGGCTCTACGCGGCTGCGAGCCCAGACGCGGGGATGGGGCAGTAAGCCCCTGGTGTTCATCTACCACTCACATAGTTCGGAAGCATATAGGCTCACTTCTGGAGCGGATCACGTGTGGGGAAGCGAGGAAGGCGTGATCTCTGTGGGCGCGGAGCTCGCCAAGGCGCTTTCGGAGAAGTACGGCATCCCAGTGCTCCACTCGCGGAAGATCCACGACTACCCGGTGTGGAGGGAGGCGTACATCAACTCCCATGAGACGGTTTCCTCCGTGCTGAAGGAACACCCCACGATAGAGATGGTATTCGACGTTCACCGGGATGCCGGAACCGCAGGGATCTCGGCGTCGCCCACAGTGGAGATAGACGGCCAGAAAGCCGCAAGAGTGTTCATAGTGGTCACGACGGACCGCTTCGGACTCCCCCACCCGAATTGGCGCGAAAACCTGGCGTTTGCGTATTATCTCAACGCGAAAATGGATGAGATGTACCCAGGACTTTCAAGGGGGATCAACGTGCGGGACGACGCCAGGTGGAACCAGCACGTCCACAGCAGGGCAGTCATCCTCGAGATCGGGTGCGAGCAGAACACTAGACAGGAAGCGGAGCGCGCGGCGACCCTCCTTGCGGACGTGGTCGCCTGCGTGCTGGAGGACATCCAGAGATGA